ATATATACACTTATTTTATAGGTATATAATCAAAGGAACCATAAAAGCACCACACATCATACACAAAAAATACCAAATACTAGGTTATTATGCGAGTGCGAATTATATGCACCTGCCAACTATGATAATGACCCACAAATGAAATCAGTGATGGATAATTTTAATCGTCAAACACAACAGAGATTTCATGAATATGATGACCGTATGGTTGAAAAACGAAAGCTATGTAAAGATAAATGTGATAAAgaaattgaaaaaattatattaaaagataaattagaaaaagaattaatGGACAAATTTGCCACGTTACACACGGATATACAAAATGACGCCATTCCAACATGTATTTGCGAAAAATCAGTGGCGGACAAAGTGGAAAAAGGATGTTTGCGATGTGCACAAAATTTGGGAGGGATTGTTGTACCCTCTTCAGGAGTATTAGCAGGAATTGGGGAAGCTGCTATAAGTGTGTTGAAACCTGCGGCACTTAAGGCCGCTGCAAGATATGCCATGAAGGAGGGTGTTGCTAAGGGTTTGGCTGAAGGTAATGCCCTTGGTATGGAAGTAgttattaaatttttagAAGGATTGAAGG
This genomic stretch from Plasmodium reichenowi strain SY57 chromosome Unknown, whole genome shotgun sequence harbors:
- a CDS encoding rifin, coding for VYNQRNHKSTTHHTQKIPNTRLLCECELYAPANYDNDPQMKSVMDNFNRQTQQRFHEYDDRMVEKRKLCKDKCDKEIEKIILKDKLEKELMDKFATLHTDIQNDAIPTCICEKSVADKVEKGCLRCAQNLGGIVVPSSGVLAGIGEAAISVLKPAALKAAARYAMKEGVAKGLAEGNALGMEVVIKFLEGLKADVLIPGIFESFKTTGHYAEVTNLASTIHAKYSTCTWLENSVCPTEATVRKVLNAALKKATDTANAKAAQVRSATTAAIKTEKTNLINTIYGTWDTTIIASVVAIVVIVLVMIIIYLILRYRRKKKMKKKLQYIKLLEE